The window GTCTGGGTTATGGAAGCGGGCTACTTGGAGGAGATCACGGGCTGTCTTTTGGGGGCGGATATGGAGGAGCTCACAGTCTGTCTACGGGCGGCGCCGACCACGGCAAGGTCAAATCTATCACCATTCACCAGAAAGTTGGTGTTCCAGTACCTCAACCTTACCCTGTTCACATCCCTGTACAGAAGGAGGTACCCTATCCTGTGGAGAAACCCGTACCAGTCCCTGTGAAGGTCCCTGTTGACAGACCTTACCCTGTACCAGTCCCAGTAGAGAAGCCCGTTCCTTACACGGTAGAGAAACCAGTGCCTTACCCCGTCAAAGTGCCCGTAGACAAACCATACACTGTGCACGTTCCTGTTGAGAAACACGTGCCTTATCCCGTACATGTAAAGGTACCTGTCCCACAGCCTTACAATGTCTACGTCCCCAAGCCTTATCCTGTGGTCGTAGAAAAGAAGGTGCCCCAACCATACCCCGTGGAGATAAAAGTCCCGGTTCCACAGCCATACCCTGTCCATGTGAAGGTACCAGTCCATGTCCCAGTAGAAAGGCCAATCCCTGTTCATGTGAAGGTGCCCGTTGATAGGCCAATCGCTGTACATGTACCCAAGCCCTACCCAGTACCAGTTGAGAAGCATGTACCCGTCCCGGTAGAGAAAGAGGTGCCTTACCCAGTGAAAGTACCTGTAGACAGGCCATACCCTGTACATGTCATCAAGCCTTACCCTGTCCCTGTAGAGAAGAAGGTACCTTACCCTGTGGAGAAAGAAGTACCTTACCCTGTCGAAAAAGAAGTCCCCTACCCTGTGAAGGTACCAGTAGATAGACCTGTTCCTGTACATGTTATCAAGCCCTACCCAGTTCCTGTGGAAAAGAAGGTTCCTTATCCTGTGGAGAAGGAGGTGCCCTACCCTGTGAAGGTTCCAGTGGAGAAGCCAGTACCCTACCCCGTTGAGAAGCCAGTTCCATACCCAGTAAAGGTACCCGTTCCAGTGCCTGTTAAGGTCCACCATCACAGTGAATCAGGACATGGAGGTCATTATGCCTAACATTATGTGTGAATATCATTACACATCGCCATATTCTCCTATCACGACTGACATTGTATGTGTGTACTGTAGTGCGTTGTAGTTCTACAGATTATAGAATAAAATATTATCATACTTAATGATGTGTACCTCTCTTTCGTCATTCTGACCTTTTTAAAACAATTTAGGATataatatttgttaatatttaatcAAAAATTATTTATAAATGCAGTAGAATAAATCCAAGTTCTTCAATGAAACGTAGATGAGAAAGCTCGTGCATTTCTTAAGTATCCACAACCAATtgtgagaaaaaatggaatgatatTGACTCCAACTGTATCGTTTACAAGAGATAGGTTTACTGAATATCCAGGTTTAATGTttcttttcttcagttacattaGGTTATACTACAGTTCTGTACTGAAAACTAGCAGTACGGTAATGAAGCAATTTACTGAACCTTTCGAGGGTATTCTTCTTTTGTACACAAACGATCTTCAGTAATTCTCCTCGATGGAAACCAGCAACGACTTACTATTGGCGTAACAACAATGGATAAAGTAAAAAATGATCAAAACAAGTGAATCTCGGTGTGGCAATCGTCTATAAAATGAATTCCGTCTGGATGATATGGGCATGTGAAATATAGACGAAGGACTCTGCTAGAATATTTAGCAGAGGAAAACCAAAAGTGCACCCATCTTCAAGAGCATATGAAACAAAGTGGCGTTATAGATTAAATGACAATCAGAGCAGCATGAACAAggaacaaatgaaatggcgtatggcttttagtgccgggagtgtctgaggacatgttcggctcgccaagtgcaggtcttttgatttgactcccgtgggcgacctgtggGTCGTTATTAGagtgaaatgacgatgaagacgacactaacgacgaaattaaccaatgatggttattgttccgaggtctctgtggaacagcagaagtgaaagaaggtgcgggctggaataggtctcaactacagaattaaagttaatttaaaactttaacaaaggttatattttcttttcaaaatcaacaaataacagataacaacattcaacaatttccactaggtgaaataacaacgaaaggtaggtacaaaataatttttcccgttcaggggtttttactaggttttgggcttcgagccccacaat is drawn from Anabrus simplex isolate iqAnaSimp1 chromosome 1, ASM4041472v1, whole genome shotgun sequence and contains these coding sequences:
- the LOC136858871 gene encoding uncharacterized protein, with the translated sequence MDNTELLETESNTRQQPLDRSAFKFRTVTKHELRKEVLSIKSPAVVADDIPISYVTNIIEIIFPGPYEIILREFKSCDDPGTKEIFLDTKPTRISATEKVFRGTVTLPEMSDELNLILVLLTAAVCLAEEKSDSQVDGKVEELEDKTQNKRGLESLGYGSGLLGGDHGLSFGGGYGGAHSLSTGGADHGKVKSITIHQKVGVPVPQPYPVHIPVQKEVPYPVEKPVPVPVKVPVDRPYPVPVPVEKPVPYTVEKPVPYPVKVPVDKPYTVHVPVEKHVPYPVHVKVPVPQPYNVYVPKPYPVVVEKKVPQPYPVEIKVPVPQPYPVHVKVPVHVPVERPIPVHVKVPVDRPIAVHVPKPYPVPVEKHVPVPVEKEVPYPVKVPVDRPYPVHVIKPYPVPVEKKVPYPVEKEVPYPVEKEVPYPVKVPVDRPVPVHVIKPYPVPVEKKVPYPVEKEVPYPVKVPVEKPVPYPVEKPVPYPVKVPVPVPVKVHHHSESGHGGHYA